From the genome of Variovorax sp. RA8, one region includes:
- a CDS encoding helix-turn-helix transcriptional regulator — MFNSSLPLAPLASTLEHPSAPGVPPFQLLTRLQVAEILHVTVRTLDNWQKSERMPKAVDIGGKVYWHSAVFYSWLDQKMRRGQCQLGDTASGELNQEARKAKPARSPERLSSASRAVSRNQSALARMALGG; from the coding sequence ATGTTCAACTCTTCTCTCCCCCTCGCTCCCCTTGCTTCCACCCTGGAGCACCCGTCCGCGCCCGGCGTGCCGCCGTTCCAGCTCCTGACACGCCTTCAGGTGGCCGAAATCCTCCACGTGACCGTACGCACACTGGATAACTGGCAAAAGTCCGAGCGCATGCCGAAGGCGGTTGACATTGGTGGAAAGGTTTACTGGCACTCAGCGGTTTTTTATAGCTGGCTGGACCAGAAGATGCGCCGCGGTCAATGCCAACTCGGCGACACGGCGTCAGGCGAGCTGAATCAGGAAGCGCGCAAAGCAAAGCCGGCGCGTAGTCCTGAGCGCTTGTCGAGCGCCTCGCGGGCGGTCTCTCGCAATCAGTCCGCACTCGCCAGGATGGCCTTAGGCGGATGA
- a CDS encoding DUF3574 domain-containing protein — translation MRIAHITITIVIASVAATLAGCAPLLRTGCATGEEALIHDTLYFGTGKPRGGMVTPAEWSEFLKSAVTPRFPQGLTVSPASGQWRGADGAIVQEASQVLQLIHPDDDASENAVQVLVAVYKAQFEQEAVLRVKARTCVSF, via the coding sequence ATGCGCATCGCTCATATCACCATCACCATCGTCATCGCCAGTGTTGCGGCCACGCTTGCCGGCTGTGCGCCGCTGCTGCGGACAGGCTGCGCAACGGGAGAGGAAGCGCTGATCCACGATACGCTGTACTTCGGCACCGGCAAGCCACGCGGCGGCATGGTGACGCCGGCCGAGTGGAGCGAATTCCTGAAGAGCGCTGTCACGCCGCGGTTCCCGCAAGGCCTGACAGTGTCGCCCGCCTCGGGGCAATGGCGCGGTGCCGACGGCGCGATCGTGCAGGAGGCGTCGCAGGTGCTTCAGCTCATCCACCCCGATGACGACGCCAGCGAGAACGCAGTGCAGGTGCTCGTGGCCGTGTACAAGGCGCAGTTCGAGCAGGAGGCCGTCCTGCGCGTCAAGGCCCGAACCTGCGTATCCTTCTAG
- a CDS encoding DUF2277 domain-containing protein, translated as MCRNIKTLFNFEPPATDEEIRAASLQFVRKLSGFNSPSKLNQEAFQRAVEDVASTARRLIDTLVTTADPRDREIEAERARSRSANRFGTPPYKPVSAD; from the coding sequence ATGTGCCGGAACATCAAGACCCTGTTCAACTTCGAGCCGCCGGCGACGGATGAAGAAATACGGGCCGCGTCCCTGCAGTTCGTGCGCAAGCTCAGCGGCTTCAACAGCCCGTCGAAGCTCAACCAGGAGGCATTCCAGCGCGCCGTGGAAGACGTCGCAAGCACAGCCCGCAGGCTGATCGATACGCTGGTCACTACGGCCGATCCGCGCGACCGGGAGATCGAAGCCGAGCGGGCGCGATCCAGGTCGGCAAACCGATTCGGAACGCCGCCGTACAAGCCGGTTTCCGCCGACTAA
- a CDS encoding PaaI family thioesterase, with protein MTQPLPALEAVQKILDPVFPGLMGVRLLTLEPERVVAELVVRPDLCTAGGILHGGAYMAFADTLGAVGTVINMLQGKRTTTTDSSTKFIGAARVNTTVTAESVALHRGRTTMVWQTTIRSAEGKLCAVVTQTQLILDT; from the coding sequence ATGACCCAACCTCTCCCCGCGCTCGAAGCCGTTCAGAAGATCCTCGACCCGGTGTTTCCCGGCCTGATGGGCGTTCGCCTCCTCACGCTCGAACCGGAGCGCGTGGTCGCCGAGCTGGTCGTCCGCCCCGACCTCTGCACCGCCGGCGGCATCCTGCACGGCGGCGCCTACATGGCCTTCGCCGACACGCTCGGGGCGGTCGGCACCGTGATCAACATGCTGCAAGGCAAGCGGACCACGACTACCGACTCCAGCACCAAGTTCATCGGCGCTGCGCGCGTGAACACCACGGTCACGGCCGAGAGCGTCGCCCTGCACCGGGGCCGGACCACCATGGTGTGGCAGACCACGATCCGCTCCGCGGAAGGCAAGCTGTGCGCCGTCGTCACGCAGACGCAGCTGATCCTCGACACCTAG
- a CDS encoding thrombospondin type 3 repeat-containing protein: MKTIVTLVIAATAALAGCVAVPYDSGRSPPRAGYGDRDRDGVPNRYDRDRDNDGVPNRHDSRPNNPNRY, encoded by the coding sequence ATGAAAACTATTGTCACCCTGGTGATCGCTGCCACCGCCGCCCTGGCCGGCTGCGTCGCCGTGCCTTATGACAGTGGCCGATCGCCGCCGCGCGCGGGCTATGGGGATCGCGATCGGGACGGCGTGCCCAATCGCTACGACCGGGACCGCGACAACGACGGCGTGCCGAACCGCCACGACAGCCGGCCGAACAATCCGAATCGGTACTGA